In Natator depressus isolate rNatDep1 chromosome 9, rNatDep2.hap1, whole genome shotgun sequence, a single genomic region encodes these proteins:
- the TMEM212 gene encoding transmembrane protein 212 yields MKTKSLYEGTGGTLITFGIISIFSGIFAFFPVFSYKPWFAGWSVQIACPIWNGTLAVIAGVLILSADRGQTQRSLWEASFTFGILSIMGSPIQFAVAIVSILLGPYCYYSFAGIAGTNYLGYAVLFPFPYKEFMSLCKDPLHYEWYHLVLQILDLCSSFVMFCGSLAIVIKLTARLFQFGHLNVSINHYGESGLRPITQ; encoded by the exons aTGAAAACAAAGAGCCTGTATGAGGGTACCGGAGGGACACTTATTACCTTTGGGATTATAAGCATTTTCTCTGGAATTTTTGctttctttcctgttttttcttaTAAGCCTTGGTTTGCTGGCTGGAGCGTTCAAATCGCCTGTCCCATCTGGAATGGAACTTTG GCTGTTATTGCTGGTGTACTTATTCTTTCGGCTGACAGAGGACAAACACAAAGATCACTT TGGGAAGCTAGCTTCACCTTTGGCATATTGAGCATCATGGGCTCCCCAATTCAATTTGCTGTTGCAATTGTCTCCATCCTGCTTGGTCCATATTGCTACTATTCATTTGCTGGGATTGCAGGGACCAACTATCTCGGTTATGCAGTTTTGTTCCCTTTTCCCTACAAGGAATTTATGTCTCTTTGCAAGGACCCATTGCACTACGAGTGGTACCATCTGGTTCTACAAATACTAGACCTTTGCTCAAGTTTTGTCATGTTTTGTGGTTCTTTGGCTATTGTGATCAAGCTCACTGCAAGACTGTTCCAATTTGGACATTTAAATGTGAGTATCAATCATTATGGGGAAAGCGGATTACGGCCAATAACACAGTAG